The proteins below are encoded in one region of Deltaproteobacteria bacterium:
- the ccsA gene encoding cytochrome c biogenesis protein CcsA: MTTWCLLPTLVLYALASFLYLVLVFNLNLSLEKRKRFWMEDVALFATTAGVFFHLIYLLYEHSWSHFLSVQSCALVLLYLWMVWRSGWQSLGSFFLPLALIFLLLSLQQTEKTGAWMVLWSGHAWFLKFHIICAGVAMLFISGSFLLGIAFFLQERGLKLKKWNLLSLGLPPLLLNEKIARFWLRFGFVFLTIVLMTGVILLRNFSFSFKPVFHVFLALISWTFYAFALNRRWTWFGGRKILLLSFLGFVSLALTFLWNSL; encoded by the coding sequence ATGACCACATGGTGCCTGCTTCCAACTCTTGTTTTATATGCTTTAGCGAGTTTTCTTTATCTTGTGCTTGTTTTTAATCTGAATCTTTCCTTGGAAAAAAGAAAACGTTTCTGGATGGAAGACGTCGCTCTGTTTGCGACAACGGCGGGGGTTTTTTTCCATTTAATCTATCTCCTTTATGAACATTCATGGAGTCATTTTCTGTCCGTCCAGTCGTGTGCTCTTGTTCTTCTCTATTTATGGATGGTTTGGCGGTCCGGGTGGCAAAGCTTGGGTTCTTTTTTTCTCCCGTTGGCTCTTATTTTTCTTCTCCTTTCCCTGCAACAAACAGAAAAAACCGGTGCATGGATGGTTCTGTGGAGCGGTCATGCATGGTTTTTGAAATTTCATATTATTTGCGCTGGTGTGGCCATGCTTTTTATATCGGGATCCTTTCTTTTGGGGATTGCTTTTTTTCTGCAGGAGAGGGGACTCAAACTCAAAAAATGGAACCTCTTGTCTCTGGGACTTCCTCCTTTGTTATTGAATGAAAAAATCGCGCGGTTCTGGCTTCGTTTCGGATTTGTCTTCTTAACTATCGTTTTGATGACGGGGGTCATTTTACTCCGCAATTTTTCTTTTTCGTTTAAACCCGTTTTTCATGTCTTTCTGGCACTGATTAGCTGGACGTTTTATGCCTTTGCTTTAAATCGGCGTTGGACATGGTTTGGGGGGAGGAAAATACTATTGCTCTCCTTCCTTGGTTTTGTTAGCTTGGCCCTCACTTTTTTATGGAACTCCTTGTAA
- a CDS encoding 50S ribosomal protein L28 gives MAKQCKICGKKPVTGNKVSHSNHKTKTRNYPNLQKVRAFFEGKMQHVKVCSRCIRSGFIQKAA, from the coding sequence ATGGCAAAGCAATGTAAAATTTGTGGGAAAAAACCGGTTACCGGCAATAAAGTTTCCCACTCCAACCATAAAACCAAGACAAGAAATTACCCCAATCTCCAAAAGGTTCGGGCATTTTTTGAAGGTAAAATGCAACACGTCAAGGTCTGCAGTCGCTGTATTCGTTCAGGGTTCATCCAAAAAGCGGCTTAA
- a CDS encoding YraN family protein: protein MGARYLKTIGFRVLERNFRTRFGEIDIVAKKGKEYFFVEVKTRTQADFGSSLESLPFFRINRLKKMALFYIQNKKLPNSFMHLSLLGIDGACAQPQITFLPDIVE from the coding sequence ATGGGGGCCCGATACCTTAAAACCATTGGTTTTAGGGTATTAGAAAGAAATTTTAGAACCCGTTTCGGGGAGATTGATATTGTGGCCAAAAAAGGGAAAGAATATTTTTTTGTTGAGGTCAAGACACGCACTCAGGCAGATTTTGGAAGTTCTCTCGAATCGCTCCCTTTTTTCAGAATAAACCGGCTCAAGAAAATGGCCCTCTTTTATATTCAGAATAAAAAACTTCCCAATTCTTTTATGCATCTCTCCCTTTTGGGGATTGATGGGGCGTGCGCACAACCGCAGATCACTTTTTTACCGGACATTGTCGAATAA